The Bos indicus x Bos taurus breed Angus x Brahman F1 hybrid chromosome 11, Bos_hybrid_MaternalHap_v2.0, whole genome shotgun sequence genome includes a region encoding these proteins:
- the LOC113900782 gene encoding olfactory receptor 1J4-like: MRRENQSSVSEFLLLGLPIQPEHQGVFFALFLGMYLITVLGNLLILLLIRLDSRLHTLMYFFLSHLAFSDVSFSSVTVPKMLVNMQTQDQSIPYAGCIAQMYFFLLFVCLDNFLLAVMAYDRYVAICQPLHYTTIMRGGLCVLLVAGSWFFSCVHALLHTLLLSRLSFCADNNIPHFFCEPAALLKLACSDISLNELVIFTEGGVFAFLALSAILGSYIHIGATILRVPSIKRICKALSTCGSHLFVVFLYYGTVAMIYFFPSTNNSKVKDTIASLMHTVVTPMLNPFIYSLRNRDMKSALGILYKKGIIFAK; encoded by the coding sequence atGAGAAGGGAGAACCAGAGCAGCGTGTCTGAgttcctcctcctggggctccCCATCCAACCAGAGCATCAGGGCGTGTTCTTCGCCCTGTTCCTGGGCATGTACCTGATCACGGTGCTGGGCAACCTGCTTATCCTCCTGCTCATCAGGCTGGACTCTCGCCTCCACACCctcatgtacttcttcctcagccaCTTGGCCTTCTCTGATGTGTCTTTCTCATCTGTCACTGTCCCTAAGATGCTCGTGAACATGCAGACTCAAGATCAATCCATTCCTTATGCGGGGTGCATAGCacagatgtatttttttctactttttgtttgTCTTGACAATTTCCTTCTTGCAGTGATGGCTTATGACCGGTACGTGGCCATTTGTCAGCCACTCCACTACACTACCATCATGAGGGGGGGGTTGTGTGTCTTACTGGTGGCTGGATCCTGGTTCTTCTCTTGTGTCCATGCCTTGCTGCATACTCTCCTTCTGTCCCGACTGTCTTTCTGTGCTGACAATAATATCCCCCATTTCTTCTGTGAACCAGCTGCCCTCTTAAAGTTGGCCTGCTCAGACATCTCCCTCAATGAGTTAGTTATCTTCACTGAGGGGGGCGTGTTTGCCTTCTTGGCATTGAGTGCTATTTTGGGCTCTTATATTCACATTGGAGCCACCATCCTGAGGGTCCCATCCATCAAGAGAATCTGCAAAGCTTTGTCCACCTGTGGCTCCCACCTCTTTGTGGTGTTTTTGTACTATGGGACTGTTGCAATGATTTACTTCTTTCCTTCAACAAACAATTCCAAAGTCAAAGACACAATTGCTTCACTTATGCATACTGTGGTGACACCCATGTTAAACCCCTttatctacagcctgaggaacagaGACATGAAATCGGCCCTGGGAATTCTATACAAGAAGGGGATTATTTTTGCCAAGTAA
- the LOC113900781 gene encoding olfactory receptor 1L8-like — translation MERLNQTSSVSEFILLGLSTRPEDQKPLFILFLIIYLVTITGNVLTILAIRSDPQLHTPMYFFLSVLSFTDIWYTTSIVPKMLVDFLSEKKTISYAGCLTQMYFIYAFGDIDSCLLVVMAFDRYVAICDPFHYVTIMSHCRCVLLVAISCSLPHLHSLLHILLLNQLTFCNSNVVHHFLCDINPLLKLSCSSIFVNDLIIKTEGLVVLVAPFLCIVFSYVRISISVLQIPSATGKRKAFSTCGSHLTVVILFYGSIFYVYLQPLSRYTVQDRVATIVYTVLSSMLNPFIYSLRNKDMKRGLGKLMARRKS, via the coding sequence ATGGAAAGACTCAACCAAACCAGCAGTGTCTCTGAGTTCATCCTCCTGGGACTCTCCACCCGGCCTGAGGACCAGAAGCCACTCTTCATCCTCTTCCTCATCATATACCTGGTCACCATAACAGGGAACGTGCTCACCATCCTGGCCATCCGCTCTGACCCCCaactgcacacccccatgtatttcttcttGAGTGTCCTGTCTTTCACTGACATTTGGTATACAACAAGCATTGTCCCCAAGATGCTAGTTGACTTCCTGTCAGAGAAGAAGACCATCTCCTATGCTGGGTGTCTGACCcagatgtattttatatatgcctTTGGTGACATTGACAGCTGTCTTCTTGTAGTCATGGCCTTTGACCGTTATGTGGCCATCTGTGACCCCTTCCACTATGTCACCATCATGAGCCACTGCCGCTGTGTCCTGCTGGTGGCCATCTCCTGCTCATTGCCTCACCTCCACTCACTCCTACACATACTTCTGCTGAATCAGCTTACATTCTGCAACTCCAACGTTGTCCACCACTTCCTCTGCGACATCAACCCTCTGCTGAAATTGTCCTGCTCCTCCATATTTGTCAATGATCTCATAATAAAGACAGAAGGGCTGGTTGTTTTGGTGGCCCCCTTCCTATGCATTGTTTTCTCTTATGTGAGAATCTCCATTTCAGTTCTCCAGATCCCCTCAGCTACTGGGAAAcgcaaagccttctccacctgtggctcCCACTTGACTGTGGTAATCCTGTTTTATGGAAGCATCTTTTATGTCTATTTACAGCCCTTGTCCAGGTACACTGTTCAGGACCGAGTGGCTACAATTGTCTACACGGTTCTGTCCTCCATGCTCAACCCTTTCATCTACAGTTTGAGAAACAAAGACATGAAGAGGGGCCTGGGGAAGCTGATGGCCAGGAGGAAATCCTAG
- the LOC113900865 gene encoding olfactory receptor 1L8-like → MERLNQTSSVSEFILPGLSSRPEDQKPLFTLFLIIYLVTITGNLLIILAVRSDPQLHTPMYFFLSFLSFIDICFSTTIVPRMLVNFLSENKTISYAGCLTQMYFIYALGNTDSYLLAAMAYDRYVAICDPFHYITIMSRRPCVLLVAFSCSLPHFHSLLHILLLNQLTFCNSNVVHHFFCDINPLLKLSCSSIFVNDLTIKTEGLMFGATPFLCIVFSYVQILIAVLRIPSAAGKRKAFSTCGSHFAVVILFYGSIFYVYLQPLSSYTVQDRVATLVYTVLTSMLNPFIYSLRNKDMKRGLGKLLGRRKSS, encoded by the coding sequence ATGGAAAGACTCAATCAAACCAGCAGTGTCTCTGAGTTCATACTCCCGGGACTTTCCTCACGGCCAGAGGACCAGAAACCACTCTTTACCCTCTTCCTCATCATATACCTGGTCACCATAACAGggaacctgctcatcatcctggccGTCCGTTCTGACCCCCaactgcacacccccatgtatttcttcttGAGTTTCCTGTCTTTCATTGACATTTGCTTCTCAACAACCATTGTCCCCAGGATGCTGGTGAATTTCCTGTCAGAGAACAAGACCATCTCCTATGCTGGATGTCTGACCCAGATGTATTTCATATATGCCTTGGGCAACACTGATAGTTATCTTCTGGCagccatggcctatgaccgctatgtggccatctgtgaTCCCTTCCACTATATCACCATCATGAGCCGCCGCCCCTGTGTCCTGCTGGTGGCCTTCTCGTGCTCACTGCCTCACTTTCACTCACTCCTACACATACTTTTGCTGAATCAGCTCACCTTCTGTAACTCCAATGTTGTCCACCACTTTTTCTGTGACATCAACCCTCTGCTGAAATTGTCCTGCTCCTCCATATTTGTCAATGATCTCACAATAAAGACAGAAGGGCTGATGTTTGGGGCCACCCCCTTTCTATGCATTGTTTTCTCATATGTGCAAATACTCATAGCAGTTCTCAGGATCCCCTCAGCTGCAGGGAAAcgcaaagccttctccacctgtggctcCCACTTTGCTGTGGTGATCCTGTTTTATGGAAGCATCTTTTATGTCTATTTACAGCCCTTGTCCAGCTACACTGTTCAGGACCGAGTGGCTACACTTGTCTACACAGTCCTGACCTCCATGCTCAACCCTTTCATTTACAGTCTGAGAAACAAAGACATGAAGAGGGGCCTGGGGAAGCTGCTGGGCAGGAGGAAATCTAGCTAG